The DNA region GCTAAAAATCACTATTACTAACAGATTCAATTTAATAGTACGGATATGGAGTATGACCAAACATTACCAACTACAGTTATTTAGCTTTTGTTAGCAAACTCTCTGAAATGGTAGTTTCCACTTGTTTCCATTAAATACGGTATGTATGTAGAATATGTAAAACCTAAAGTTGCAACTGGTAGTACTATTCTATTTGCTACGGCCAAACATATATGCAATAAAAAGTCATGTAATTATGATATTCTTGGGAGACCAGAGTCCCATGGATGGTTGCCAATGATCGTCACAGATAAGTTGTGTTATATGACTCTAACAGTTTACAACTATGCATATTATGTAAAATTGAtctagataaaaattgtaatatataaGTAGAACTTAATCAAAAATGTCCAACTTGTTGTGTGGCAGCGTCTAAATAAAAACAGATACACCAAGCATATATTTgactttttcagaaaaaatatcttataACTAACCGGAGTGGCTAATCTTTGATTCGTCGTTATTAGTACCAGGCGATGTAAATTGATCTACTTTTGACATGGGCAGAATAtgcaaataaaaagaaatccaGGAAACTAAAGtgaattaaacaaaaagacaTCAGTGACAAAAACAATTACCGAGTTGCATAATTCTTCCTTTCCATAATGGCTATTGTCACCTCTTCAGTGACATGTGCCATTGAGGTGCATAATTGAAACCTACGAAACGTAGATGTTTACAATTTAACATTCTGTATGGTTAATGAAATTGTCAAGTAAATATCCAATGTTACTGAATAGGTAGAAAGTTGCACAAGTATACccagtaaattttgaaacttattCGTACcggtaaattttacaaattagtCTTTAATTGCTAGAATAAtcattacaaaatttcaaatgcgactgaaaaaatttatcttatcAATAGTAcggggccattcattaattacgcaaggacgattttagccattttaacccccccccccccccccccccccccatataTAAGAACACATAAGATTTCTTGGACTCCCCCTCCCACTTCTTACGTAAGATATTACCTATAGTTTTCATTTATGAGTTTCAAAGTGTGCAAATATGAACACatttacgattttaaaaacttattatgaaataaaaaatcttacaataacaatgtataaatgaaatgatatatttcataaaaatgaaaaaatatgactcATAGTTTGCGGAGCGTTTAAATAGTTTTTTGTAGCTTTCGCAACTgctctttaattttttgtgaGACTTTTGTTTCCTGAGACATTGCTGTACAGACATTTTGTCTCAATGGAAAATGTCTTTATCCACATTctgacttgtaaaatattacgcaAGAATGACTTTTACCCCCTTCCCCCTTCCCCCTTGGAACCCTtatgtaattaatgaatggcccctaAGTAGATTATAGGCTAAGCTGAGTTAGATTATGTCGGTAGTCATACTAAAACACCTGACTGTTACAACTTATCATCTACTGTTATTGGTAATGATAAGTATTCTGTTTACTACTTTCTAAATGACTTATGACTAACAGAAATAATAACGGTCTGAAACTCGCATGTTTAATCCTAgtctaatttctgttttttcaacaACAGATTGCACTTAATCATAGTTATGAGTCAAAATGATGTATACAATGTCAATTGACAGATTCAAAGCACTcccattttgtttttatatctCTTTCATATCCCGAAATTGATAATTCAAAGTTTGCGACGTGAATAATGCAAAACAAAACTCATCTGTATTGGGAAACAGGAAAATTGACTAAACACATTTGCTTGTGTGGTTAGAAATAAAACAGTTAACAGTGAATATGTTTTCCGATTTTCTAAAACTTGGCCCAAGCcagtaatgaaaaataatgattgcTTTTCATGTAtcccaaatttcaaatttcaatagtGTGGTATCGCGAAAATTTCCATCAATTTTCTAacgattaaatttcaatttgttataCAATGAATTCCAACTAATTTACGTATGCTTAGGAATAAAGCATAGCTCAAGGAAATGTCAACAATTCCGAATTCTTTAGACGCATAGTCCTGAATGCACTTGATAATTCAAAACGTGATTTTGCTGACCCCATTTCCGGCGTTATAcgcatataatatgtataacttGTGGCAAGAACACACCAATGATCACGCAATACGAATActaattttatcttttatgCTGTAGTACGTATTAGTTAATAGGTACGAGCAGATCTATTAGTACTTTTTGTTATTGAAATACTTCTGTCTGGCATATTATATTCCAGAATACACGTCACGTTCCCATGACGTGGAAAGAACGTTGACCgtagatttgaaatgaaactcGATTGCAACTCAATGCTAAggaattgtataaatttaatgTTTGGCATCGTTGGATGgcagttttatattatttaaattgattttataaCTCTGTCATATTCATCACGTCTCTAGTACTTATGGGGCCAGCATTGTTTGGTAATTAATACGTAAAGATCTTTTATTATTGCAATATTATTATGGAATTCCAAGTTTCTAGTCTGTTAAAGTAacagaatggaattgataCTATGAGATACTTCCTGTCCGAGTTTCTGCGTTGCTGAGAACTcggttttttaataataattcaggtTACTGTAACAATCGTACATTTGATTTCGATTCTCTCAGTGAGTACAGATCAAATCAGCACCAATGGCAAGTCATAGAATGGTTCTGGATTTTGAGAGAAATTAAGTAGCTTTCCTTATATACCAACAGTTTCTGGTTTCTGTACATCTGCAGATATGTGTAAACTAATTGTGGTTACTTGGGAATTATTGTCTGCACCGTTAATTTTTAAAGATGATATTTTGGCACGCTGATATGCAATCACGGTATTTAATCCCAAAAACCTGTAACATAAAACGAGAATAGTTATCAGGTTCATACGCTGGCTagctttgaaaatgaattaacaCATGGATGAAGATTGTTTAATTGTTTATGatcaaaatccaaatttttcaataatcgtGGGATATTTAAATCGTTTTAAGAATCAGATtagttctttttttacattcaaaataattgacaGAATTAATGCCACTCACCTTATACAAACGTATATGACTAATAAAGCTGTACCGGCTGCAAGCATTCTAATTATTGGCCCTTCGACAAGTTGAATTAGCAACCACACACCATAAAGTGAGGCAGCCATAACACTAAGAATGGCAATAGAATGGAGCCATTCATGTAAGGTCCAACCGTTCTGCCAATGCAACTTACTAGCTCTTTCGACATTGTATTTTGTCCCGCAAACTTTGCAAGCAAGACTGTCCGCATCCATGGAACTCTGGAAAGAAGAGGATTTCCTTGTTAAGTTTAAGGTAATGTGAATTTTATAAGATGAAGCGTGTATACGCAGAGAGGACAGGAATACCAGGAAACTCCGGGATTTGTTCGCATTTTGATATAATAATCACACTTTACAATATTAAACTTAGTAATTGTCaatcacaaaaaattcagaaagaattcactattttgaaactttacaGCGACGTTAAATTGGGTGAGCTGGCCAAGTATGAGTATTGTATTGCCAAAGCAGGAAaattcacagtaaaaaaattaaattgcatGGTGGAAATTAGGACCCccaaagagagaaagagatcaTCAAACGGCAAATTGTTGAACTTTCTAAAACGTGGTATTATATGCCAATTTTGAACAGTGTAATAATAACCTGATATTTATTCCAAAGATTTGAAACGTTAACTCTTCTCATCTTTTATAGACTCAAAAGATTactaattgttattattgatcAATTCATGAGGTGTAATTTTTACTGTATTCTGAGATTCCCAACAAGGGGACAAAGAGTTTCCACATATAGCATTGTATACCTGGAGTCACATCATATCAATGTACAATTCATACAgcattccaaattttttcaaggctTAAACTGCATTCATGGAATGTGTGAACACTTGCAAGGTCGAAATTCATTAAATGcttgttatttttttgataatagGTTTAGCAATACAATACCAATAAGTCATGTCACGATACCGAGGAAAACCAAAATTACAATTAAGAAACTTGGGGAAAATCCGGGATTGTTGTGCGGTTTTTCACATACACCCTGAATTGGCTGCCCAATTTAAGTCGCTTCAACTGTAACGCTAACATGATCATATAACATCACCGGATGCCTATTGTAATTGActgaattaaataaaactgACAGTCTAATTGTAGCCAATTGTAATTGTAGAAAATGTAGATTACCTCGACTAGCCAACGTCGCAAACAGTCATGGTGTACAGCGCTTACGTCTCCTCTACATTGACAAGGCTGTATTAATTGACCAGCGTCTTGCCTCTCACTGTCGTAACAAATCCAACAGTCTTTTCCTCCAATTGACCTGCCATCTACTTCAGGTTTCTCGACTTTTCTATTCTCTTGCAATTCAATTTCCTTCACAGGCTTGGACTGTTCTagatctaattttttcagtatgCGCTTAGGATTGAGTATCCATAACTGTTCTGGACTGAAAGTTAAAGCACATAATACAGCGATTGACTATGTGGCTATACTACAATGACTATTGTATAAGCCATACCAGATTCTAAGACAATCACTGCACATTTTTATCTCCCTTGGAAACTAGCATCACATTGCCTGTCtcttttcgagaaaaaattgactcaCCTCATGCAGTTCCATAATACACATGGAAACCATAGTGCAACGCCCACTTCAATAATTCGGAAAACAATGTCATGCCAATTTCTGCTGTGCAATGGAACTCTGAAACATTTATAGCAGTAACACACTTGTATTAGAATGGTAATTAAAATCAGCGTAGAAAATTCCACTTTAATCTACTTGCAAAACTAATAACAGTTAAGATAAGAACTAGCCATTGATCGAGTATGCGTAAATACGATCATTAGCATGAGATATCACTTTTGAACATTGATAAGCTAAATTGGCAGCACCAAGCAGAGAGAAATAGCTACTATActcaattaaataatttgagacacatgaaaaatcagtgaatataatactaaaatattgtttaagaGCTACGAGTAACTCACTTTGTTTTCCAAAGTTCACTGAGCGTTTCGCTGAACAAAAATCCAACAACAATGAACAGCATAAATGCCTGTGACAGTAAACCAAATCTAGACTGATGAAGTTGAGAGGTGTTCACTTGCTGCTCAATATTCACATCGTCAGTCGAGGTGGTTGGAATTGGTTCAAATAACTTAGCTGTTACTGGATCTTCCTCTGCAAATTGTGGATCGTCCGGCGTACGACTATTGGTCACAATCGAAACAACGCGATGTTCGTTCAGAAATCCACCGCGAACCTGGAgtataatcaatttatttcaacaaactATCTGTACATATTAGTTTGAAAGGGCACGCAATACAACTGAATAAATGggtgaattttcaacatttataTCTCGACAACCAgttatcaaataatttgatGTCGGGATATGGATTCCTAATATTCACCCATGTTTTCAGCTATCTACGCGTGTATACTCTCTTAAAGTCAAGTAATTATCAGTTTCAAATTGACGAGATTTTACCGCAAGAAATAGGAGGAAGTACATGGTATcactgaagaattttttatctctaatTCATCATGCTGTGGAATATTTATTTCCCTCAATCTTTGAACTACGAGAATCTTAGCAGTAGCAGCAATGTGTCGGAATTAAGCAAAGGAACGAACATCAATCGTAATACGAGAAACGGCAACTGTCAAAACAAACAGCCGCCCAAAACAGCTGTATCTACGTTggcaaattaaaatttcaatattcttgCTGCCGCACTTTTGAACTACATATGTGATCCTCAATGTAGTCACATAGGTATCtcttaaacttgaaaaatgacTAATTTTAATAACAGAGATTGACATAAATAATAGGGCAAGTTGATCTTGATGTTTATCACAAAAGTTGTCTTATAAGCTATAACTTTGAGTCATTTATCGATCTGCTGTTCGCAGTTACCTGGTTATCATTCAATCATTGTTTCAATCTTTACTTTTGAAGTATTTTCACTGACCTTGAAAAACACTTCAACGCCGTAAATGAGAAAGAAGATGACAACAATGAAGAGCAGAACGGCATAGCAGCCGTTGAAGATGTGCATATAAAAACCCTGCGAATTGTACTATCATAAATCTCACATACAAATTTGATtaatatcatatatattaACGATTATGTTTaaggattgaaaatttaatgcaCAGGAAATGCACAGGAAATTATCTTAACTTGTTGTATGCAACACGATGCGAATTATTGTAGAAACTGTATGGTGCTAATTCTAATCAATCAAATGTGATTCAAAActcaattcaattaaattcattGGGTACTGatgagaaatgaaatatatGAGCAAGGTTCAACGTACCTGATCAACTTGGGTGTACATTTGTGCAGTCACAAACTCAGCCAATAGAAGGGAGTAAGTGATTATGTTAAAGATGACAAATCCCAGAAatgattttgacaaaaattgtgGCTTTTCCCAGTGCTTATCTTGAAGATGAAATACCTCTGCCCAAAAACAAACGATCAGCGAAGAACCACTCAGAAGCAATGGGTAATAAGCAGACAAAAGACTTCGTGACCATCCTTCGTTAAATGTGGtctgtaaaaaataacattaattGTGAAACTGGAAGTAGGTGAGTAGttagaatcaaatttttcagaggCTTCAGAATTAATGAGGTTGATTGGCCTCGTTAATAAACACtttctatcaattttattactagATAATTGTAGAttactttttatcaaattataatatagGCGTTAGCTATGAAGATCTCTTTAACAATacataaatagaaaatactggaattCCGAGCAAAAGGTTAGATACTGCtgcttcatttcaaatcgcaTTCACATAGTTCACAATATAGTAAATTCAGTCGATTTCACTTTATGATGGCTCATTTTAATCAGAAGACtgttttctacaaattcactGAAAAAACTTCTACATATATCATGTTAGCCTGGTGAAAAGATCAATTTTATAACATCGCATCGATATTGATCATGATAAACAAATGGCAAAATTAAATTGACTActaaagaaaaaggaaaactatTTCAGTGaattgataaacaaaaaataatcttcCGAATGAAATGAAGTGTGgtaaagtaaaattgaatcaatcTACTAGACTTTTAACTATTTTAcaacaatttcaaatgaagCATTGATATCCAAGTTTTCCTTCATAATTTCCGTGTTTCCTGTTTGAGTATTTTTCAAGAGATTTTTGCAGTTTAcgtgaagaataattttataaatactcaATGTACAACTATCTTGTAacagaattaataaaaaatgtagattttTGGTCCATCAACCTCTCCAAGACCTTTCGCTATTTTGCAGATAGTTTGCTTAAtattactaataataataatagtgccAATAGTAGTATTTTTCCTGACGTAACAATTAAGCACTAGACTTGTTTGAGAAATGTTTTATTTCGTATCTTACCGGCGATGTGAAATAGGCGCCACGAATCGTTGCTGccagaaaaacaacaaagtaCAAGACCTTTTGCGTAGTAACTCGACAAGCACGTAGAAACGAAGGTGCCTTCATGCGTTGCCATTCAGCGACAATGCACATGACGAGTTGTACCAAACAGACAAATGccagaatgaagaaaatcgtAGCAAATGCTATGTAGTAGCTGAAGTTTGGCACGTGGCATTCTGTTCCATCAAACTGAATCTAGAGGTAAACAATAAATCTTTCAACGTCAGTTTGCTCCAGATAATCAAAGTATTTCATGTTTGACCGATGTAGACTAGAAAACTAGACCGCGAGCAAtatttcatcattcaaataatttcttatcAGTTGCATTTGTACTTGTGAGTGcatgaagaaatttcataTAGGTATTAAACagagaaatggaaaataatgatattgaatttttttatcttttgatTGAACAAACATCGAAGTAAATACAGTAGATTGCAAACTGCAACAGTATGATATCACCTGATATACTAAAGTAAACATCACAAAATCAGTAGTAAAATCTGATTGTTTGTAACATCGGCAATTATCTTCTTTCGTGAAACGAAAAGATACGACCTGATAGTCTTGTGATCCTCTGCTTTGagcatttgaataaaaaaaattttcaatttcataaaCCCGATTGCGACAACTttcatatttgtataataatagtacGATACCTCGCAGAGACACGTGCCGTTGTGACATTCGCCATGACCAGAACAATTTTCCAAACCACAAGTATTGTTCCAGGCCATCATACCGAACTTGACTAGCATGGAGAGTGGATTTTGGCTACTCAGTGCAATCATGCGTTCCATGATCACCGATTCTAACGTGGACTGCACGAATGCAGTCCCCtgaaaattcataatatttatgaATACTTCACATATATTGAACTATTTCGTACGATTAATAATTACTTGATTGCCTGCGAGACAAAACAGCAGGATTTAATGAATACAATGAAACTCTATACACTAGAGGGACTTTAATTTCGAACAAATTGACATAGAGAACAGTTACACAATGTTCTAAAAAAAGCTGCCTACAAGTAACCGACTGTGACGTATAAAGGACAATGAGTTTTTTCCATATATTTctctctatatgtatattgtgaaaaatctattttagCAGCGAATCCGCAGCTTCCTCCTTCATTGGTAAGTTTAAACTGGGACTTAAGGATCGACgtctgaaaaatttatgtcaAGCATATTACACCGACTGACAGCTTAAGGTAGAGAGTAAGAcaaatatgatgaaaataaaagaattcatCATTATAAAGGTCGTCCTACTTCGAGTTCGACGTTCGCTACTTCATATCTAAATTAATATCAGGTGTTCATTAAGATCATATTTAATCATATAAGTAGGTTATCGCCAAACATCATACCAAATAACACTGTGATTTTACACCCCACGTATATGCGTATCATgggtgtgtgtatgtatttaactatgcatgtatgtgtttagacatggaaaaataatcgtgGGTGCAAGATAAGTGCACACGTACCGACAGACACAATTTTTACAGTACCATCAATCAGCTGTTActtcaattcaatattttgattattttcagtGACTAGTGCATAGAATATCaccaaatcaatttttaggaGATCTACACGGATGTAAATTAACGCGGGCAACTAATTGACACTCACTGAAGCAATAGCTTTGTTAACATTTACGCAAAACTCACAATTTTAGAAAATCGCGACTGGTGGATACTGTCATTCACACTTCTCAGGCTGGCTTCGCGGATTCCCCACTCAGTCcacgaataaaatttactaaCTACGAGATACGAGACAGATTTCCTATATGTTACAATCACGTGGTTATAATGGCGTTTTTTTACTGGCTG from Diprion similis isolate iyDipSimi1 chromosome 3, iyDipSimi1.1, whole genome shotgun sequence includes:
- the LOC124404879 gene encoding uncharacterized protein LOC124404879 isoform X1, which translates into the protein MGTAFVQSTLESVIMERMIALSSQNPLSMLVKFGMMAWNNTCGLENCSGHGECHNGTCLCEIQFDGTECHVPNFSYYIAFATIFFILAFVCLVQLVMCIVAEWQRMKAPSFLRACRVTTQKVLYFVVFLAATIRGAYFTSPTTFNEGWSRSLLSAYYPLLLSGSSLIVCFWAEVFHLQDKHWEKPQFLSKSFLGFVIFNIITYSLLLAEFVTAQMYTQVDQGFYMHIFNGCYAVLLFIVVIFFLIYGVEVFFKVRGGFLNEHRVVSIVTNSRTPDDPQFAEEDPVTAKLFEPIPTTSTDDVNIEQQVNTSQLHQSRFGLLSQAFMLFIVVGFLFSETLSELWKTKVPLHSRNWHDIVFRIIEVGVALWFPCVLWNCMSPEQLWILNPKRILKKLDLEQSKPVKEIELQENRKVEKPEVDGRSIGGKDCWICYDSERQDAGQLIQPCQCRGDVSAVHHDCLRRWLVESSMDADSLACKVCGTKYNVERASKLHWQNGWTLHEWLHSIAILSVMAASLYGVWLLIQLVEGPIIRMLAAGTALLVIYVCIRFLGLNTVIAYQRAKISSLKINGADNNSQVTTISLHISADVQKPETVGI
- the LOC124404879 gene encoding uncharacterized protein LOC124404879 isoform X2, which gives rise to MERMIALSSQNPLSMLVKFGMMAWNNTCGLENCSGHGECHNGTCLCEIQFDGTECHVPNFSYYIAFATIFFILAFVCLVQLVMCIVAEWQRMKAPSFLRACRVTTQKVLYFVVFLAATIRGAYFTSPTTFNEGWSRSLLSAYYPLLLSGSSLIVCFWAEVFHLQDKHWEKPQFLSKSFLGFVIFNIITYSLLLAEFVTAQMYTQVDQGFYMHIFNGCYAVLLFIVVIFFLIYGVEVFFKVRGGFLNEHRVVSIVTNSRTPDDPQFAEEDPVTAKLFEPIPTTSTDDVNIEQQVNTSQLHQSRFGLLSQAFMLFIVVGFLFSETLSELWKTKVPLHSRNWHDIVFRIIEVGVALWFPCVLWNCMSPEQLWILNPKRILKKLDLEQSKPVKEIELQENRKVEKPEVDGRSIGGKDCWICYDSERQDAGQLIQPCQCRGDVSAVHHDCLRRWLVESSMDADSLACKVCGTKYNVERASKLHWQNGWTLHEWLHSIAILSVMAASLYGVWLLIQLVEGPIIRMLAAGTALLVIYVCIRFLGLNTVIAYQRAKISSLKINGADNNSQVTTISLHISADVQKPETVGI